Proteins found in one Nostoc sp. NIES-3756 genomic segment:
- a CDS encoding ABC transporter permease gives MKYWRETIAVTKRILIELLRRRRSLIFWSIFPISVLTLSGFILAERAELPLADAFSYAAPSTLVGAALFFSCLGGTVSTVVAEREQQTLKRLFISPLSGISYFLGIFLAHSCIGIGQALLIYAIAAFWGATFKGSVLLGLSIIFLSIAAYVGLGFILGTQLARRIEDVNSLVAAFGVPLLILGGAFLPTALFPKTLLNIARFNPIYHMNEALVAVSSQQATLDKINSHFNFLLLFAVVMVIFGWLSYQRMLVMERRL, from the coding sequence ATGAAATATTGGCGTGAAACGATCGCAGTTACCAAACGCATTTTAATAGAACTATTGCGTCGCAGGCGCAGTTTGATTTTTTGGAGTATTTTTCCGATTTCTGTGCTGACTTTGAGCGGGTTTATATTAGCCGAACGAGCAGAATTACCTCTAGCTGATGCTTTTTCTTATGCTGCACCTTCCACTTTGGTGGGTGCGGCTTTGTTTTTTAGTTGCTTGGGTGGTACAGTGTCTACTGTGGTTGCGGAAAGGGAACAGCAAACTCTCAAGCGTCTTTTTATCTCTCCTTTGAGTGGAATATCTTATTTCTTGGGGATTTTCCTGGCGCATAGTTGCATTGGTATCGGTCAGGCTTTATTAATTTATGCGATCGCGGCTTTTTGGGGTGCAACTTTCAAGGGTTCAGTTTTATTAGGATTGAGCATTATTTTTCTAAGTATTGCTGCTTACGTTGGTTTGGGTTTTATTTTGGGTACGCAATTGGCTAGGCGAATTGAGGATGTCAATTCTTTAGTAGCAGCTTTTGGTGTTCCTTTGTTAATTTTAGGTGGGGCGTTTTTACCAACAGCATTGTTTCCAAAAACGCTGCTAAATATTGCTCGGTTTAATCCTATATATCACATGAATGAGGCTCTTGTTGCTGTATCATCTCAACAGGCAACGCTTGATAAAATTAACTCACATTTTAATTTTCTTTTACTCTTTGCTGTGGTTATGGTTATATTTGGTTGGTTATCTTATCAAAGAATGTTAGTTATGGAAAGAAGACTATAA
- a CDS encoding BamA/TamA family outer membrane protein yields the protein MRVPIVVILVVGLLVSWKCQSVLANIPVETEDLSDGVVIDGYAKYGDYVGVPEADEFSQIIVQDVQIRFLNDNNQSVDDQGQLVGGRTQKDFILSLLKLKPGQIYSEEALQEDLRRLRKLESFTDVRAYREDSPFGTSVIYDIKERRFPSWNFGAGSNDDIGLYGQVRYRDANISGLNDQLATNVQVSGKDVQFNSQFTSPYRPGEAERLGYSVRAFRDRRISPTFDDEVKLANGDRTREGRFGGSVAVLRSFDEWDAALGLNYTRISLRDKDYNVARVDEFGNPLSVSGKGIDDLFTLSFAVTRDLRDRRSNPTQGSILTLSTEQAIPLGLGNIFSNRIQGNYIQYLPVTWLGKQNFTDNPEMVAVNLQLGTIFGDFPPADAFNLGGLNSVRGYGSGKLASGRSYGLASVEYRFPIVESVGGVVFTDFASDFGSGKTVIGEPGEVRNKPGSGFGYGVGVRLNSSFGLFRGDLGVNDQGEIRLEITTGQKF from the coding sequence ATGCGTGTTCCAATAGTTGTAATTTTGGTGGTGGGGCTATTAGTGAGTTGGAAATGCCAGTCAGTACTGGCTAATATTCCCGTAGAGACGGAAGATTTGTCTGACGGTGTGGTGATCGATGGATACGCCAAATATGGTGATTATGTGGGCGTTCCTGAGGCGGATGAATTTTCTCAAATCATTGTTCAGGATGTCCAAATTCGCTTTCTTAATGACAATAATCAGTCAGTTGACGACCAAGGACAACTAGTAGGAGGACGCACTCAAAAAGATTTTATTCTGAGTTTATTAAAACTCAAGCCTGGTCAGATATACAGTGAAGAAGCACTACAGGAGGATTTGCGACGACTGAGGAAGCTAGAATCATTCACTGATGTTAGGGCTTATCGAGAAGACAGTCCTTTCGGGACGAGTGTTATTTATGACATTAAAGAACGCCGCTTTCCCAGTTGGAATTTTGGCGCTGGTAGTAATGATGATATCGGCTTATATGGTCAGGTACGTTATAGGGATGCCAATATCAGTGGTTTGAATGACCAACTGGCGACAAATGTACAAGTTAGTGGTAAGGATGTGCAATTTAATAGCCAATTTACTAGTCCTTATCGTCCAGGGGAAGCAGAACGCCTGGGTTACAGTGTCAGAGCTTTCCGCGATCGCCGCATTTCGCCTACATTTGATGATGAAGTTAAATTAGCTAACGGAGACAGAACCAGGGAAGGTAGATTTGGCGGTTCTGTGGCTGTACTTCGTTCTTTCGATGAGTGGGATGCAGCTTTAGGGCTGAACTATACTCGCATTAGCTTACGTGACAAAGATTACAATGTCGCCCGTGTTGATGAATTTGGTAATCCTCTTTCTGTAAGTGGTAAAGGAATTGATGACCTATTTACATTATCCTTTGCTGTGACTAGAGATTTACGCGATCGCCGCTCTAATCCTACACAAGGTTCAATTCTCACCCTCAGCACCGAACAAGCCATACCTTTAGGACTGGGTAACATTTTTAGTAACCGCATCCAGGGAAACTATATTCAATATCTCCCAGTCACATGGCTAGGTAAACAAAACTTCACAGATAATCCGGAGATGGTGGCGGTCAATTTGCAACTAGGTACAATTTTTGGAGATTTCCCCCCGGCTGATGCTTTTAATTTAGGTGGGTTAAATTCTGTGCGTGGTTACGGTTCAGGAAAACTAGCCAGTGGCCGCAGTTATGGTTTAGCTTCTGTAGAGTATCGTTTCCCCATAGTTGAGTCAGTTGGCGGAGTTGTATTTACTGATTTCGCCTCAGATTTCGGTTCAGGTAAAACAGTTATTGGAGAACCGGGTGAAGTCAGAAATAAACCCGGAAGCGGCTTTGGCTACGGCGTAGGAGTCCGCCTTAACTCTTCCTTTGGCTTATTTCGCGGCGATTTAGGCGTGAACGACCAAGGAGAAATCAGATTAGAAATTACCACTGGACAGAAGTTTTAA